In a genomic window of Cyprinus carpio isolate SPL01 chromosome A10, ASM1834038v1, whole genome shotgun sequence:
- the LOC109064668 gene encoding tyrosine-protein kinase SYK isoform X2, producing MADKVQVLPYFFGNITREDAEEYLRQGGSGDGLYLLRQSRSFLGGYALSVAYGRQFYHYTIEREMNDTYAIAGGKSHRTPIDVIDYHSQESDGLVCLLKRPFNRPRGTEPKVGPFEDLKEQLIRQYVKQTWNLQGSALEQAIISQRPQLEKLIATTAHEKMPWFHGKIEREDSEQRLLRSSNVNGKFLIRQRENNGRNVSFALCLLHNNQVMHYRIDKDKAGKLSIPDGKKFDTLWQLVEHYSYKPDGLLRVLTETCPRPSHNSEAHIENPYNFRSNIRGELPNPNIVKTEALPMDTLEFESPYADPEELRSTTVKRSDLTLEDGELGSGNFGTVLRGVYQMKKTQKIVAVKILKNDDNNAAVKEEMLREANVMQQLDNPYIVRMIGICEAESLMLVMELAELGPLHKFLQKNKHISMKNITELVHQVSMGMKYLEEHNFVHRDLAARNVLLVTQHYAKISDFGLSKALTEEENYYKAKGHGKWPLKWYAPECMNYFKFSSKSDVWSFGVLMWEAYSYGQKPYKGMKGNEVIQMIESGERMSAPAGCPPEMYDLMRKCWTYKLEERPGFSVVEPRLRHYYYDISQ from the exons ATGGCAGACAAGGTGCAGGTGCTGCCGTACTTCTTCGGCAACATCACGCGAGAGGACGCGGAGGAGTACCTGCGGCAGGGAGGATCAGGGGACGGCCTGTACCTGCTCCGCCAGAGCCGCAGCTTCCTCGGCGGATACGCTCTGTCCGTGGCCTACGGCCGCCAGTTCTACCACTACACCATCGAGAGAGAGATGAACGACACCTACGCCATCGCCGGTGGCAAATCTCACAGAACCCCCATAGATGTGATCGACTACCACTCGCAGGAGTCCGACGGGCTCGTCTGCCTGCTGAAGAGGCCCTTCAACCGGCCCCGGGGCACCGAGCCTAAAGTCGGGCCCTTTGAAGACCTGAAAGAGCAGCTCATCAGGCAGTATGTCAAACAAACGTGGAATTTGCAG GGCTCGGCTCTGGAGCAGGCTATCATCAGCCAGAGGCCTCAGCTGGAGAAACTCATCGCCACTACAGCTCATGAGAAGATGCCGTGGTTCCATGGCAAGATCGAGCGTGAGGACTCGGAGCAGCGGCTGCTCAGGAGCTCAAATGTCAACGGCAAATTCCT AATTAGACAAAGAGAAAACAATGGCAGAAACGTCTCCTTTGCGCTGTGTCTCCTGCATAATAACCAAGTCATGCACTATCGTATCGACAAGGACAAGGCTGGCAAACTCTCCATTCCTGATGGGAAGAAGTTCGACACACTTTGGCAG cTGGTAGAACATTATTCGTACAAGCCTGATGGCCTGCTCCGAGTGCTAACCGAGACCTGCCCGAGACCGTCACATAATTCAGAG GCTCATATTGAAAATCCCTATAACTTTAGATCAAACATCAGAGGTGAACTTCCTAATCCTAATATCGTCAAAACGG AGGCTTTGCCAATGGACACACTGGAGTTTGAAAGTCCATATGCAGATCCTGAAGAGCTGCGATCAACGACAGTGAAGCGGAGCGACCTGACTCTGGAGGATGGAGAGTTGGGCTCAGGCAACTTCGGCACTGTCCTGAGAGGAGTCTACCAGATGAAAAA gaCACAGAAGATTGTTGCTGTTAAGATCCTGAAGAATGATGATAATAACGCAGCGGTGAAGGAGGAGATGCTGCGAGAAGCGAACGTCATGCAGCAGCTGGATAACCCGTACATCGTTCGCATGATCGGCATCTGTGAAGCTGAGAGCCTCATGCTGGTCATGGAGCTCGCTGAGCTGGGGCCACTGCACAAGTTCCTCCAGAAGAACAA ACACATCTCTATGAAGAACATCACAGAGCTGGTTCATCAGGTCTCTATGGGAATGAAATATCTGGAAGAGCACAACTTTGTTCACAGAGATCTCGCAGCCAGGAACGTGCTTTTAGTCACTCAGCACTATGCCAAGATCAGCGACTTTGGACTCTCTAAAGCCCTGACAGAAGAAGAGAACTATTACAAG GCCAAAGGTCATGGTAAATGGCCGCTGAAGTGGTACGCTCCCGAGTGCATGAACTACTTCAAGTTCTCATCTAAGAGTGACGTGTGGAGCTTTGGAGTCCTGATGTGGGAGGCATATTCATACGGACAGAAACCGTACAAG GGAATGAAAGGAAATGAAGTCATCCAAATGATCGAGAGTGGAGAGAGAATGTCCGCTCCAGCCGGCTGCCCGCCTGAGATGTACGACCTCATGAGGAAATGCTGGACATACAA GCTGGAAGAGAGACCTGGATTTTCTGTAGTTGAACCCAGATTGAGGCATTACTATTACGACATTTCTCAGTGA
- the LOC109064668 gene encoding tyrosine-protein kinase SYK isoform X1: MADKVQVLPYFFGNITREDAEEYLRQGGSGDGLYLLRQSRSFLGGYALSVAYGRQFYHYTIEREMNDTYAIAGGKSHRTPIDVIDYHSQESDGLVCLLKRPFNRPRGTEPKVGPFEDLKEQLIRQYVKQTWNLQGSALEQAIISQRPQLEKLIATTAHEKMPWFHGKIEREDSEQRLLRSSNVNGKFLIRQRENNGRNVSFALCLLHNNQVMHYRIDKDKAGKLSIPDGKKFDTLWQLVEHYSYKPDGLLRVLTETCPRPSHNSEQGATGGILSRIKSYSFPKPGQKKAHIENPYNFRSNIRGELPNPNIVKTEALPMDTLEFESPYADPEELRSTTVKRSDLTLEDGELGSGNFGTVLRGVYQMKKTQKIVAVKILKNDDNNAAVKEEMLREANVMQQLDNPYIVRMIGICEAESLMLVMELAELGPLHKFLQKNKHISMKNITELVHQVSMGMKYLEEHNFVHRDLAARNVLLVTQHYAKISDFGLSKALTEEENYYKAKGHGKWPLKWYAPECMNYFKFSSKSDVWSFGVLMWEAYSYGQKPYKGMKGNEVIQMIESGERMSAPAGCPPEMYDLMRKCWTYKLEERPGFSVVEPRLRHYYYDISQ, encoded by the exons ATGGCAGACAAGGTGCAGGTGCTGCCGTACTTCTTCGGCAACATCACGCGAGAGGACGCGGAGGAGTACCTGCGGCAGGGAGGATCAGGGGACGGCCTGTACCTGCTCCGCCAGAGCCGCAGCTTCCTCGGCGGATACGCTCTGTCCGTGGCCTACGGCCGCCAGTTCTACCACTACACCATCGAGAGAGAGATGAACGACACCTACGCCATCGCCGGTGGCAAATCTCACAGAACCCCCATAGATGTGATCGACTACCACTCGCAGGAGTCCGACGGGCTCGTCTGCCTGCTGAAGAGGCCCTTCAACCGGCCCCGGGGCACCGAGCCTAAAGTCGGGCCCTTTGAAGACCTGAAAGAGCAGCTCATCAGGCAGTATGTCAAACAAACGTGGAATTTGCAG GGCTCGGCTCTGGAGCAGGCTATCATCAGCCAGAGGCCTCAGCTGGAGAAACTCATCGCCACTACAGCTCATGAGAAGATGCCGTGGTTCCATGGCAAGATCGAGCGTGAGGACTCGGAGCAGCGGCTGCTCAGGAGCTCAAATGTCAACGGCAAATTCCT AATTAGACAAAGAGAAAACAATGGCAGAAACGTCTCCTTTGCGCTGTGTCTCCTGCATAATAACCAAGTCATGCACTATCGTATCGACAAGGACAAGGCTGGCAAACTCTCCATTCCTGATGGGAAGAAGTTCGACACACTTTGGCAG cTGGTAGAACATTATTCGTACAAGCCTGATGGCCTGCTCCGAGTGCTAACCGAGACCTGCCCGAGACCGTCACATAATTCAGAG CAAGGTGCCACAGGTGGGATTCTCTCCAGAATCAAATCATACTCCTTCCCCAAACCTGGCCAAAAAAAG GCTCATATTGAAAATCCCTATAACTTTAGATCAAACATCAGAGGTGAACTTCCTAATCCTAATATCGTCAAAACGG AGGCTTTGCCAATGGACACACTGGAGTTTGAAAGTCCATATGCAGATCCTGAAGAGCTGCGATCAACGACAGTGAAGCGGAGCGACCTGACTCTGGAGGATGGAGAGTTGGGCTCAGGCAACTTCGGCACTGTCCTGAGAGGAGTCTACCAGATGAAAAA gaCACAGAAGATTGTTGCTGTTAAGATCCTGAAGAATGATGATAATAACGCAGCGGTGAAGGAGGAGATGCTGCGAGAAGCGAACGTCATGCAGCAGCTGGATAACCCGTACATCGTTCGCATGATCGGCATCTGTGAAGCTGAGAGCCTCATGCTGGTCATGGAGCTCGCTGAGCTGGGGCCACTGCACAAGTTCCTCCAGAAGAACAA ACACATCTCTATGAAGAACATCACAGAGCTGGTTCATCAGGTCTCTATGGGAATGAAATATCTGGAAGAGCACAACTTTGTTCACAGAGATCTCGCAGCCAGGAACGTGCTTTTAGTCACTCAGCACTATGCCAAGATCAGCGACTTTGGACTCTCTAAAGCCCTGACAGAAGAAGAGAACTATTACAAG GCCAAAGGTCATGGTAAATGGCCGCTGAAGTGGTACGCTCCCGAGTGCATGAACTACTTCAAGTTCTCATCTAAGAGTGACGTGTGGAGCTTTGGAGTCCTGATGTGGGAGGCATATTCATACGGACAGAAACCGTACAAG GGAATGAAAGGAAATGAAGTCATCCAAATGATCGAGAGTGGAGAGAGAATGTCCGCTCCAGCCGGCTGCCCGCCTGAGATGTACGACCTCATGAGGAAATGCTGGACATACAA GCTGGAAGAGAGACCTGGATTTTCTGTAGTTGAACCCAGATTGAGGCATTACTATTACGACATTTCTCAGTGA
- the LOC109098030 gene encoding GTP-binding protein Di-Ras2-like: protein MPEQSNDYRVVVFGAGGVGKSSLVLRFVKGTFRESYIPTIEDTYRQVISCDKSICTLQITDTTGSHQFPAMQRLSITKGHAFILVYSTTSKQSLEELKPIFEQICLIKGDIESIPIMLVGNKNDEVSAREVESGDGEAMARRWKCAFMETSAKTNHNVKELFQELLNLEKRRTVSLQIDGKKSKQQKRAEKLKGKCVLM, encoded by the coding sequence ATGCCAGAACAAAGCAATGATTACCGGGTGGTTGTATTTGGAGCTGGAGGAGTGGGCAAAAGCTCCTTGGTCCTGCGCTTCGTGAAGGGAACGTTTCGCGAGAGCTACATCCCCACCATCGAGGACACCTACAGGCAGGTGATCAGCTGCGACAAGAGCATCTGCACGCTGCAGATCACAGACACCACGGGCAGTCACCAGTTTCCCGCCATGCAGCGTCTGTCCATCACCAAAGGCCACGCCTTCATCTTAGTGTACTCCACCACCAGCAAACAGTCTCTGGAGGAGCTCAAGCCCATCTTCGAGCAGATCTGCCTGATTAAGGGGGACATCGAGAGCATCCCAATCATGCTAGTGGGCAACAAGAACGACGAGGTGAGCGCTCGTGAAGTGGAGAGCGGTGACGGAGAGGCCATGGCCAGGAGGTGGAAGTGTGCCTTCATGGAGACGTCAGCTAAGACAAATCACAACGTTAAGGAGCTGTTTCAAGAGCTACTAAATTTAGAGAAACGCAGGACTGTAAGCCTTCAGATCGACGGCAAGAAGAGCAAGCAGCAAAAACGAGCCGAGAAGCTTAAAGGCAAATGTGTgctcatgtaa